The Medicago truncatula cultivar Jemalong A17 chromosome 4, MtrunA17r5.0-ANR, whole genome shotgun sequence genome includes a region encoding these proteins:
- the LOC25492333 gene encoding UDP-D-apiose/UDP-D-xylose synthase 1 — protein sequence MASPSSTRIDLDGNPIKPLTICMIGAGGFIGSHLCEKLMSETSHKVLALDVYNDKIKHLLEPESLPWNGRIHFHRLNIKNDSRLEGLIKMADLVINLAAICTPADYNTRPLDTIYSNFIDALPVVKYCSETNKRLIHFSTCEVYGKTIGSYLPKDSPLRQDPAYYMLKEDVSPCIFGSIEKQRWSYACAKQLIERLVYAEGAENGLEFTIVRPFNWIGPRMDFIPGIDGPSEGVPRVLACFSNNLLRGEPLKLVDGGESQRTFVYIKDAIEAVLLMIENPARANGHIFNVGNPNNEVTVRQLAEMMIQVYSKVSGTQPPETPTIDVSSKEFYGEGYDDSDKRIPDMTIINKQLEWNPKTSLWDLLESTLTYQHRTYAEAIKKVIAQPIAS from the exons atggCGTCACCCTCTTCAACACGCATAGATCTCGACGGAAACCCAATCAAACCTCTCACAATCTGCATGATTGGTGCCGGTGGCTTCATCGGTTCTCATCTCTGCGAAAAACTCATGTCTGAAACTTCTCACAAAGTTCTCGCTTTAGATGTTTACAACGACAAAATCAAACACCTTTTAGAACCTGAATCGCTTCCTTGGAATGGTCGCATTCACTTTCATCGTCTTAATATCAAGAACGATTCAAGGCTTGAAGGTCTCATCAAGATGGCAGATCTg GTTATAAATCTGGCTGCAATTTGTACTCCTGCTGATTACAATACACGTCCTCTTGATACAATTTATAGCAATTTCATTGATGCACTTCCTGTG GTGAAGTATTGTTCTGAAACCAATAAGAGGTTGATTCATTTCTCTACTTGTGAAGTGTATGGGAAAACTATTGGTAGTTATCTTCCTAAAGATAGTCCTCTTCGTCag GACCCTGCATACTATATGCTTAAAGAAGATGTGTCTCCATGCATTTTCGGTTCAATCGAAAAGCAGAGATGGTCATATGCATGTGCAAAGCAGTTGATTGAGAGGCTGGTTTATG CTGAGGGTGCTGAAAACGGCTTGGAGTTCACAATTGTGAGGCCCTTTAATTGGATCGGACCTAGAATGGACTTCATTCCCGGTATTGACGGACCAAGTGAGGGTGTTCCCCGTGTTCTTGCATGCTTCAGCAAT AATCTTCTTAGAGGAGAGCCCCTCAAGCTTGTGGATGGTGGTGAATCCCAGAGAACATTTGTTTACATCAAAGATGCTATTGAAGCTGTCTTATTGATGATT GAAAACCCTGCCAGAGCCAATGGCCATATTTTTAATGTGGGTAACCCAAACAATGAGGTTACAGTTAGGCAGCTCGCTGAAATGATGATCCAG GTCTATTCAAAGGTTAGTGGAACTCAACCACCTGAAACACCTACGATTGATGTGAGCTCGAAAGAATTTTATGGTGAGGGATATGATGATAGTGACAAGAGAATTCCTGACATGACCATAATCAACAAGCAGCTCG AATGGAATCCAAAGACTTCACTTTGGGACCTGCTTGAATCCACACTTACCTATCAGCACAGGACATACGCCGAAGCCATTAAGAAAGTCATTGCTCAACCAATTGCAAGTTAA